The following proteins are co-located in the Papaver somniferum cultivar HN1 unplaced genomic scaffold, ASM357369v1 unplaced-scaffold_128, whole genome shotgun sequence genome:
- the LOC113331854 gene encoding protein starmaker-like — MKQIEAEAEAEVEEDSDSDDDPEARPDFIPDTDSDEDEDSDDKYDDSDDEKDKNDLLQDNQKNSLSHNSRPKRTVRAPSRYMPDYAEAGSSADVRVVVDDRKRRSGKFVTVVEVEDSNTRVGEDSEESVDIEHRVHAREYPTDGLSFEAPMINNFPDNEVVGGFAIPKCHTPLYTKIWKRYGHIATTEVWKGFLPTLLTTVVGLLPIIEDMDQMRLRDVRIRNCTGGMR, encoded by the exons ATGAAGCAAATTGAAGCCGAAGCTGAAGCTGAAGTAGAAGAAGACTCAGACTCAGATGATGATCCTGAGGCTCGTCCAGACTTCATCCCTGACACTGATTCCGACGAAGATGAAGATAGCGATGACAAATATGATGACTCGGATgacgagaaggaca aaaatgatttgttgcaggataaccagAAGAATTCTTTATCTCATAACTCTAGgcccaagcggactgttagagctccttccCGGTACATGCCGGATTATGCTGAGgctggatcatct gcggatgttcgtgtcgtcGTTGATGACAGAAAGAGAAGGAGTGGAAAGtttgtgaccgtggttgaggttgaagaCAGCAACACCCGAGTTGGTGAAGACTCTGAAGAATCCGTAGATATTGAACACAGGGTTCACGCTCGTGAATATCCAACAGATGGACTATCGTTTGAAGCTCCTATGATCAATAATTTCCCGGACAATGAGGTGGTTGGTGGATTCGCCATACCCAAGTGTCACACGCCTctttacaccaagatctggaaaagATATGGACATATTGCTACAACCGAGGTGTGGAAGGGTTTTCTACCAACCCTCCTAACTACAGTTGTAGGGCTGTTACCGATCATTGAGGATATGGACCAGATGCGCCTGCGAGATGTCAGAATCAGGAATTGCAcaggtgggatgagatga